Part of the Zea mays cultivar B73 chromosome 4, Zm-B73-REFERENCE-NAM-5.0, whole genome shotgun sequence genome is shown below.
CCATGTCGAGCACTCACTCAGTCTGGGCATGCTCGGGATGAACTTACAAAGCCATGGCAAACTACAACAACGCAAAGCAGAgaccttgaaggcaaaggggcgcagagagctcggaggcgaaagggcaccgcgagtgggagagaagcaaggCATGGCTGCTACTCGAGGGATGAACCCCTCTTTAAAGGCAGCCTCCCCCGCTCCCGCCTCGATACGTCGCGAGAAGTCTCCCCCGATGCTCACCGGGGTATCCAtcttatgacacgggggcccggtgccacaagtcatacagctggtACGCTGGTCTtcgagtgcgaagaaggcgaaccgccgcacaagaaGCGTGCTACCGCCCCCGCGGTAGTGCGCCCCCTTCATCTTCGCCACGACCAACGGTCAAGAAggtgaaccgccgcacaaggagcgtgctaCCGTCCCACGGTAGTGCGCCCCCTCGTCTTCGCCGCAACCAGCggtccaacctctggcatgggggcccaggcccacatgtcatgcacctaGCGCGCCAGATTCTGTGTGCGGAGAAGGAGAACCGACGCGTGAAGAGCGCGCCACTGcctgcggtagtgcgcctcttcgcCCCCGCCGAAACCGACAGCCCAGTCTCTGGCACGGGGGCCtaggcccacgagtcatcctccttgggcgccGGTCCCTGCGTACAGAGAAGTCGAACCACCGCTCGCACCAATACCGCGCCTCCTTGGGGCTGCCGTAGAAGACAGTAAAGGTGAAATTTCAAAATCAACGCAGCGGTACCGAGGCACCCCGCGCGTGGCCCAGTAAAACCATCGAGTGCGGAGGTCACGGGCCAGTTAGCCGCGGGAATAGGCATGGTGGTTGACGTGACTGAAGGCGGACTGACAATAATTATGTCAGCAAGCGCACGGAAGCGGCGCGCCAATCGCcgatcaagctttggccccaacTGTAGGCTTGtaccctcccctgaggcgggtccgggggccactgtcggtaccctgaatcaggggtaccccttactacagcatTAAAGACACGGTGCCCGCGCAACTATCCCTAGTTGCGCGGGAAAACAACACCCAACCTTTTCGCATGGGCAGCTCCGGGGCTGCCACGTGGCCGGAAAAGGTGGTATACTCCAGGATACCCTCAGTAGGTCCGGACCTCCTCAAGAAGGCACCGGACCCCTATACTCACTACCTGGATCTCCGAGTATGGCCCAGGGCTCCCATGCAAGCATGCCGGACCCCTTGGGTGAGGCCCGGACCCCTCTGAGCGGGGTCCAGGCCACCCACAGCGAGGTCCCGGGGCAGGGGATACCCTGGCCTAAGtaagggtccggtactgacacgtgtccagactttatcctgtgcgcttgcgctccccgctcaggcggagacccgatgctgccacgtggcttgttgcccgtgacgtaagccagcgggcggagcctgacgtaaggcctctgggccgcgcggtctctgcatttattgcggagaggacgcgccgcctgcccactctgctgacaggcgatgtgccgcctcggcatttattgtgacctgtccactcagctggcagcggcgtccaggccatcctgcaggcggcgtgcctgtccagtccattgccaAACAGTACGCTCGTGCTGCAAGGTGCATTGTGTCCACCATTGCTTATGcattgccagggaagcttcccctgcacgccaataccACGCAGATCGCGGATGTCAGGgtacaagaagattgctccagcaactcCAAGTATTACAACCATTATAtttctgggcccacatgtcggggctcagcacctttGTACGcgcccccccttgagctataaaaggggaggcatgcaacgttacaaagggagactcaagcacacttagacctagctcaggctcacaagttcaaacaagctcaatacattacacagtggagtagggtgttacgctctggcggcccgaaccactctaaaactcttgcgtgttcttgagttcatcgttcatctaccaacaggcaaaacgcttaagccccctcctcatcttaggattagggcgggtgcattccaccacccggccggagatttccctcTCCGACAATGTCATTCAACCAACTTCTATTTGCTAGAGCTGTATGGACAGTTCTACTGTTTTGAATTCGCATTGTCACAGCCGCCAGCAGTCTGGGAGCAATGTCCTTCACATTTCTTCCCTGTATCCATCTATCTTCCCAGAAAAGTGTCGAACATCCATTGCCAATTTCCGTGTGGATGGCAGCATGGAAGAAGGATTTCACCTTTGAAGGAAAATGCATTGGAGCCCTGCCCAAGGTTTACAGGCTCCACTTTAGCCATCCATAACCATCTCATTCTCAGAGCCCATCCTAGCTCCTTAAGGCTGAAAATGTCTAGGCCTCCAAACTCAATTGGCCCTGCACACTCTTCCCcaagccaccagacagtgtcccccTCTGACTTCTTTTCTTCCACGCCAAAGGAATTCTTTTCTAATTTATCAATATCCTTGAGAGCTCTTGGAGGTAAGTCCACCGTCATTGCAAGGTAGATGACCATTCCTGTCATAACATATTGAACTTGCACTTTTCTTCTAGCTCGAGtcatcaagttagctttccaccCAGGGAGCTGGTCAACTATCTTGTCAATTATGCTTTGAGTTTGATTTCTGGATAGCTTGCTCAGAGACAGAGGCAGAACAAGATATTTATAGGGGAAAGAAGAGATCTTACATGGAAGTAGCTCTTGAAGGGTTACCACTTCTTCCCCACATCTAATTGGATACACATTGTTTTTTTGAATGTTGGTTTTCAACCCTTAAGCTTCTCCAAAAATCTCTAAGATTTTGAGTACAATTTGTATATCAGATTCTTTTGGTTGCAAGAACATGATCACATAATCAGCATACAAGGACACTCTGTGTTGCAAAGGCCTAGAGGACAAGGGCTACAACAGATTTTCCAGTTCAACTTTTGAGACTAACCAATCTAGCACGTCCATGACTAGTATGAACAACATAGGTGAGAGGGGGTCTCCCTGCCTTAAACCCTTTTTAAGCTGAATTTTTTCACCAGCTACTCCATTAAGCATCACTTGTGTGGACGGGGTAGATAGCAGTCCACTCAAAACATCTGTCCAAATCTGCCCAAACCCCAGTTTTTGAAACACTTCGAGGAGGAATGGCCAGGATACTGAGTCAAAAGCTTTAGTGATGTCAAGCTTCAAAAGGATTCTTGCATGTCTTTGCTGATGGAGGAGTCTGGCAGTTTGCTGCACAATCATAAAATTGTCTTGGATGAACCGGTCTTTAATAAATGCACTCTGCCTTTGAGAGACCATAGCTTGTAGCTTATCCCCCAGTCTGTTAGCTAGAATTTTAGTGACTAGCTTGGCCATGCTATGAACTAAACTAATAGGTCTAAAGTCTTTGACCTGGTCAGCTCCCTCCTTTTTTGGAATAAGGATAACAAGAGCTGAATTTAACTTGCTAAAGTGGCCAAATTTCCTGTCCCAAATAGCTGCAAGCATCTGCATCACACTTTCCTTAATAGTAGGCCAGCAAGCCTTGTAAAATCTTCCTGTGAACTCATCTGGTCCAGGAGCTTTGTAAGATGGCAGCTTTTTAATGGCTTCAAGGACTTCTTTTTCTGTAATTGGCAAGTCCAAATCCTCCAGGTTATGAGAGGGCAGCCCCAAGTAGTTAAGATTAATAGTTGCAGTTCTACCTCCACATGCCTTATCCTCTTttctgttttgcaggtttatgactGGGATACAATGGAGAGATTTTGGCAGCAATGTATTTTCAATTATCTACGTTGCAATCCCGAAGAGCACTATTTCCTTCTTACGGATAGTCCTGTTAGTACACCTGAAAGTCGTGAATGTACAGGAGAAATAATGTTCGAGACCTTCAATGTCCCTGGATTATATATTTCTGTTCAATCTGTCCTCAGCCTTTCTGCTGGATATGCATATCTGAAAAGTCTTTCTGATGACGATTCCGATACCAGGGTTGGTTATGAAAATACCTCCTATTGTGCTTTACCAAGTATTTGTTACTGCATAATCCACACCTTCTTGATTGACATTCATtgcttttatttatttatttatttatttgaaaATGGAACATGTAAAGTTATTGTAGTGATTGCATGTCCTCACAAAGGTTGGCTACCCCTTTACATTATATAAGTTTTTTTGAATCATTATGTGGCTTAAAAAAGTCAGCAATATAATTTATATATAATCTGTTGTTTGTCAAATTCTGGAACTCATGATTGATGGAAGGCATTTGTAGTTACTAGCAATCACTGTTCTCAGACCTTTCTCTTTCTTAATATAATTtacacgcagctctcctgcgtgtttcgagaaaaaaaaattgTTCCAATCTCGTGACCTTTTTTCATTTAATTCCTATAAATTCTGTGGTAGGGCACATTGCTTCTCATTAACTCTGGCCAATATACTTTGTCAGTCTGATATGACAGGAGTAGTAGTTGATATTGGGGATGGAGCTCCACAAATCGTGCCAGTTGTAAATGGCTATGTAATTGGGAGTAGCATAaagtcttttccttcttccggAAGTGATGTAACCCAGTTTATTTCGCAACTTTTACAGGTACATCATGCTCTCCAATTTTTTTGTTGTGATTACATTCAGATGCAAAATTTCTCATATTGTTCGTAAATAGGGCCGCTATCTCTGGTTCCGTGCTCTTAAATTAAAGGTCTATTTTAGCAGTATAATAAGCTTGGTGTTGAGGTATTTTTTTACCAAGCATACATATGTACGTATTGTTTCAATAGGGTTGCTTTGCATAGGAAAAATCTAATGATTGAGTTTTATGGATGCCGACATCAAGTATTGTAAAATGCGATAATATTAATCTGGATGGCTCAATTAGATTGTTTATTAGATAAGATTGTAGATTGGTCAGTGTCGGTGGGAATGCTGCCTGTTGCGTTGAAACATGGGCAAAAGCAGGCTATTTTGGTGTTTGTACTGGAAAACAGTGGATATTTAAAATCCCAGGCTAAAATGTTGTTGATAAAAAACAAGATCAATAATGATGCTTTTGAACACTAGTAACATCTATGAATCTCTATCCTGAATCCGCTCATGTGGTAAGTCCACAAGTGAATGTATATTGGGTCAAACCCCAGATATATTTTGCTGGATTGCTTGTTATTCTTAATGCTAGTATTACTCTTGTTTTATGTACAGAGATAATGTGTGGATGGATTAGCATAGCTCTTACTGATTTATGTTATATTAATCCATTATTGGTAATGGCAATATCTTAAAAATGTTAGCCAACCTTGTCTCAGGAAATCAAGTTTTGACCCTTCAAAGTGTTAGTTGCAGAGCATATATTATTACTAGAAATTCAATCAGTAACACTGATAACATCAGCATACTTGTTATTTTGGCCATTCTTCTAGAATAAATTGAATGGTACACTATTCATTATTCCCTTTGTTTCAAATTATAAGTAGTTAGCTTTTCTAAATATATAGTTTTTGTTACGGACCTAGATATATGCTATGTCTAGATACATAACAAAAGCTATGTACCTAGAAAAAACAATACGGGTTATAATTTGGAACGTTGGGAGTACATAGTATTTGAATGCCATCCTATCCTTGATTATTATTGTGTGATTGGGAATGTTTACATGAAAATGGGGAATTCTCATATTACCATGGTTAGTCACCCGGTGAGAAACAGCATCTGACTGCAGAACCACCGTGAACATAAACCATATTCACAATTAGAGCTGTACTGATTGGTATTAGTCCTTTATGCTCCCAATATTTTACTTTTACTTTTGAGGTATTCTCTTGTGGTCCCATGTAAAATCCGGATGGATTTTCTCATGCGCATGAATTCTGTCCTGCTGATGGTATATTACCTTATAAATGCTGTTATTGAATAGTGTCATCTGGCGGTTATGCAGGAAAGAGGTGAGCTTTTGGCACCTGAGGATTCTTTGGATATATCTCGTAAAGTGAAAGAAGTGTATTGTTATACTTGTTCAGACATTGTCAAGGTATTGCCTTTTTATTATTCATTGGTCTTCAACTCATCACAACTAGGAAAATTGTTTAATGGGAAGTGAAGTCTCCCTAATGAAGTTAAACACAGCTAGTAAAATTGTTTAATGGGAGTTGAAGTCCTCCTAATGAAGTTAAACATGCCTGTATGTAAATACTACTTTTGACCTGGTTGGAGAATCTGTGTAATGTTGTTTTATGTTTGCTTGTGTTGCTTAACAATGACTGTATATACCTTTTGGTCTTCAGCTTCTCAGTTCTCACCATGTAGATTAATTTATACATTTTTTTATTTCACAAATATATATGTGGCAAGTTTGATATAAGTATCACTTCCAGCAAGAGGCCATACAGTAGGCATCTATGTTAAACAAATAAAAGATTAGATTCTTATGCATCTCCATTACAATTTCAGGAGTTCAAGAAGCATGACAAGAAGCCTGATAAGTACATCAAACATTGGTCAGCTGTTAAACCAAAGACGGGGGTCCCATATACAATTGACATTGGATATGAACGCTTTCTTGGGCCAGAGGTTTATTGCTATTTCTGTCATCAAAACTACAAATAGTTTTAGTTTTTTTGTTCCCAAACTATTCATCCAAAATGGTATAATATTATGGCCAGTAATCATCTTTTGAGTTACCTTGAAGTTATGTTCCCAAATCCCAAGCATGATCAGCTTGAAGAATGATTTTAAATTCTTTAAGATTTACAGTAAAAGGACATTTAATTCCCAGAAAAGTGGGGAGTTCCAACGGAAAGAAATTAGTAAGTTTGATGGTTCACACAGTGAAATTATGTTGAATTGCTAAATTGTTATCACCAGAGTTCACATCAATGATTGGATTTATAGATGTAGAGTTGTGAATGACTGTCTTGCATACTTATAAAGCATCCTTTGGCATATAGATCTGCTACTATTTATGAACTGAGATCATGGTTTCCTCGGTTCATCCACAAAATTGAATAGTTGTCAATTGCTATTATTCTCTGGAACTGTCTTAACCTTTGGCACTATTTTTGTTCATTACCTCCTTGTAGATACTGTATAAACATTGGTCTCTACCTCCAATGGGATACTACGGTGTGCATCATTCTACACTGTTAAGTGATATCAATAAGATTTTGTAGTAGTTCAGAATTGTTACCTTACATCAGATGTATGAAATTGGCACTAATAAATGGCTATTATCAAATATATCTTGAAAAGGTTATTACGTGATGGAAATTATACGTTTGTTTTGCCTTGAGTTTAATTTTGTTGGTATTTAACCTTTTTGTTAGAATAAACTTTTAACTTGTTTTCAGTTGGTCATGATTTTTTTTAAGAAGTCAGAATTTGGTGTGCGTCTCTAATCATCTAGCAACAAATGCAGATCTTCTTCAATCCTGAGATTTACTCTGCCGACTTCTCCACTCCTTTACCTGAGTTGATTGATAACTGTGTTCAGTCTGCACCAATTGACACAAGGAGAGCTCTGTACAAGGTGCTTTCTTCAAACTCTGCATGGATATCTAAGATGGGAAGTGATATTTGTGAATGCAGTGACATTTTATCAGAATTCTACTTTTTTGCAGAATATAGTATTATCTGGTGGATCTACCATGTTTAAAGACTTCCACAAGAGACTCCAAACTGATATAAAGAAGATAGTGGATGACCGTGTTGCTGCGACTAATGCCCGTCATCGTGTGGAAGTGAGAGTAAGTACAGATGATTGATTCTCAATCCCCATTTAATGTACTGTTGTAGTCGATAGTCTACATGTGAGTAACTTTATTTTCTTTGTACTgtcatttaatttgacatttttcCCTGTCGTCAGCCTATTGAAGTCAACGTGGTTGCCCATCCAATCCAGAGTTATGCAGTTTGGTTCGGGGGGTCAGTAGCTGCATCTAACCCTGAATTCTTTGAGGTACGTGCCGCTTGTCATTCCAGGGGCCTCGAGAAACTGGCAATCTTCAGTAATCATGCCTGTATTTCTGCTATCTGATCTGAACTTATAATGCCAATAAAACGCGGTGAATTGCGATGCTTGTTCTTTCGTAACACTTTAAAGCAGTGTTATAACTGAGCTATGAATACAATTATTCCTCGTGAATTCTTTTTGTGCGAATGAAATCTAAGTGATCTGTCTTTTCTCATGCAGTTCTGCCACACAAAGGAGGAATACGAGGAACATGGAGCCAGCATCTGCAGAACAAGCCCGGTTTTCAAAGGAATGTACTGAATTTTCCTCACAACCCATCGTCTAGCAGGAGAGTTCATTTAGGTTTCTTCGATAGAATAGTCAATTTTGATTCTTTTCTGGTCCGTTGCACAACCATTGTCGGGCTCGGGCCACCCTGACTAGATTTGTAGTTGTAGCTCTGTTTGTACTAGTTGTTTGGTCTGTGTTCTGCGTCGAATGTTGTGTATAGCCAACAGCTCGGTTCCTGTTCGAGGTGCTTGATTGTAGCCAGAAGGCCCAGAACCTTGGACAGTTTAGAGGGGAAATATTGTTTTTTTTACATTAGCTTGTTCAGACAGATTTACGGAACTCATATAATAATAAATCAGGCTAATCTAGAGTGGCCAGGATAGAAGATACGCGTGTGGACTATAGAAATTTGGCGTGGATGATCTTGAACAGAAGCAGAGCACCTtattttaaataaattaaataatacTATCTCTGTTTTTTAATATTTGTCGCTGTGCAGTTCAAGTTTGAACTAAACAGCAAAATCGGAGAGAGTATATGGTAAAGTATCCCAATATAACTACAAGCTACTAGTATAACTTGAATGGTACATTCATGCACCAAATGGTTTGAGGTATAAAAATCTCGCTAAACACTAGGTATAAATCTAGAGCAAATGCATATAGAAATAGTCTACCTAACTTAAGCACTAGCAAAGCATGTAAACTAGTCACTGAGTGATTTTTTAAACACTTGAGTGTCTAAAgctaatatgaatttatcatcaaCTTACTAGATATGTTTTTCAACTCTCACACCTCACAAATGGCCAGCTAAGAGGGATATAAATAGCTTACAAACTAAATATAACACCGTAGATTTTATGTGCAAACACCAAAAATATTTGATACACCCACCAGATGTGTTTAGTTTGTCAACGTCAGCTAGACCGGTATTCGGTATACCACCAGATACGTCTAGTACTTATGATGTTCTCCAACTCATGCTACAAACTTTCTGATTACTTTATCTGGTGTGGATGTATGGGATATATCAGGTGTTCATTAACCGACGCACACCTGCCTACAGTTGCTCTTTTTCGTACAATATCGATAGGCTAGTGGTTAAGGTTTCTAAGTAGCACATCCAATAAGTAGCACATCAAGATCTAGGCTCGGCTCGATTCCTCTTAGAGGCGAATTTTTTGACTTCGTTAAAAAATCTCCTCCCTATGCCTTATCCGCTCTCGGATTATGATGTCCTGTACGCCACTCTCCGGTTGGACCGTTGCAGAGTGTGTTTCAATCTCTTAACATTATATGGAAGGCTACGACCGGGTATTTTTATGTCTTGCTTAAATTATTAATCACTCCTAAGTCTACTTGTGCATCGTTTGAACTATATTTAAGCACTAGCAAATAATATTAGCCTAAATAATCATATTGACCATTAAACACCAAAAGCATACTTTAATTGCACCTCAATCTATTTCTTATGATGC
Proteins encoded:
- the LOC100192466 gene encoding actin-related protein 3 isoform X3; this encodes MVRSFVRWQLFNGFKDFFFCNWQVQILQVYDWDTMERFWQQCIFNYLRCNPEEHYFLLTDSPVSTPESRECTGEIMFETFNVPGLYISVQSVLSLSAGYAYLKSLSDDDSDTRSDMTGVVVDIGDGAPQIVPVVNGYVIGSSIKSFPSSGSDVTQFISQLLQERGELLAPEDSLDISRKVKEVYCYTCSDIVKEFKKHDKKPDKYIKHWSAVKPKTGVPYTIDIGYERFLGPEIFFNPEIYSADFSTPLPELIDNCVQSAPIDTRRALYKNIVLSGGSTMFKDFHKRLQTDIKKIVDDRVAATNARHRVEVRPIEVNVVAHPIQSYAVWFGGSVAASNPEFFEFCHTKEEYEEHGASICRTSPVFKGMY
- the LOC100192466 gene encoding actin-related protein 3 isoform X1; translation: MDATARPAIVIDNGTGYSKLGFSGNSEPSFTLPTVVAANESFLDQTELLSSANWIAQYNAGIMADLDFFIGDEALSRFRSSGLYTLRSPIRHGQVYDWDTMERFWQQCIFNYLRCNPEEHYFLLTDSPVSTPESRECTGEIMFETFNVPGLYISVQSVLSLSAGYAYLKSLSDDDSDTRSDMTGVVVDIGDGAPQIVPVVNGYVIGSSIKSFPSSGSDVTQFISQLLQERGELLAPEDSLDISRKVKEVYCYTCSDIVKEFKKHDKKPDKYIKHWSAVKPKTGVPYTIDIGYERFLGPEIFFNPEIYSADFSTPLPELIDNCVQSAPIDTRRALYKNIVLSGGSTMFKDFHKRLQTDIKKIVDDRVAATNARHRVEVRPIEVNVVAHPIQSYAVWFGGSVAASNPEFFEFCHTKEEYEEHGASICRTSPVFKGMY
- the LOC100192466 gene encoding actin-related protein 3 isoform X2; the protein is MADLDFFIGDEALSRFRSSGLYTLRSPIRHGQVYDWDTMERFWQQCIFNYLRCNPEEHYFLLTDSPVSTPESRECTGEIMFETFNVPGLYISVQSVLSLSAGYAYLKSLSDDDSDTRSDMTGVVVDIGDGAPQIVPVVNGYVIGSSIKSFPSSGSDVTQFISQLLQERGELLAPEDSLDISRKVKEVYCYTCSDIVKEFKKHDKKPDKYIKHWSAVKPKTGVPYTIDIGYERFLGPEIFFNPEIYSADFSTPLPELIDNCVQSAPIDTRRALYKNIVLSGGSTMFKDFHKRLQTDIKKIVDDRVAATNARHRVEVRPIEVNVVAHPIQSYAVWFGGSVAASNPEFFEFCHTKEEYEEHGASICRTSPVFKGMY
- the LOC100192466 gene encoding Actin-related protein 3, with amino-acid sequence MERFWQQCIFNYLRCNPEEHYFLLTDSPVSTPESRECTGEIMFETFNVPGLYISVQSVLSLSAGYAYLKSLSDDDSDTRSDMTGVVVDIGDGAPQIVPVVNGYVIGSSIKSFPSSGSDVTQFISQLLQERGELLAPEDSLDISRKVKEVYCYTCSDIVKEFKKHDKKPDKYIKHWSAVKPKTGVPYTIDIGYERFLGPEIFFNPEIYSADFSTPLPELIDNCVQSAPIDTRRALYKNIVLSGGSTMFKDFHKRLQTDIKKIVDDRVAATNARHRVEVRPIEVNVVAHPIQSYAVWFGGSVAASNPEFFEFCHTKEEYEEHGASICRTSPVFKGMY